In Thermospira aquatica, the following proteins share a genomic window:
- a CDS encoding tetratricopeptide repeat protein gives MQRIGIILWWFISISLVFSQMVEEKEWENLLNLAGKSEYTRFLQAYQNMDFVLAEKTIARIFAKQSSNIVVIFSYLFISQYEGFGIEALEYGLYNNLLLYSKSVAQGKDGLANDLLRYVDNPRERLATLIEIESQLKYVNWLVRLEIIKEHVNRNKDYNAAMDKLSDLLTRYPNYPILHYYRLFFTLKQKDWTSFDSYASSALKLFPRHPEILRICAQAALERKKLQEAIAFYERGFQINSSWHADAFVELIKLYRENKQNKKALEMAQKGKSLYPWKKELGILEQQTRFGL, from the coding sequence ATGCAGAGAATTGGGATCATTCTGTGGTGGTTTATAAGTATTTCTCTCGTTTTTTCTCAAATGGTAGAGGAAAAAGAGTGGGAAAATCTTTTGAATCTTGCGGGTAAATCGGAATATACACGTTTTCTCCAGGCATATCAAAATATGGATTTTGTTCTCGCGGAGAAAACGATAGCTCGAATCTTTGCCAAGCAATCCTCAAATATTGTAGTAATTTTCAGTTATCTTTTTATCTCCCAGTATGAAGGATTCGGTATAGAAGCCTTAGAGTATGGTCTTTACAACAATCTTCTCCTTTATAGTAAATCGGTCGCTCAAGGAAAAGATGGCCTCGCCAATGATCTGTTACGTTATGTCGATAATCCCCGAGAAAGACTAGCTACCTTGATAGAGATAGAATCCCAGCTCAAATATGTAAACTGGCTCGTGCGTCTTGAGATTATCAAAGAACATGTCAACAGAAACAAAGATTATAATGCAGCTATGGATAAACTCTCAGACCTTCTTACACGATACCCAAATTATCCCATTTTGCATTATTATCGTCTCTTTTTTACTCTCAAACAAAAGGATTGGACTTCTTTTGATAGCTATGCCTCTTCAGCACTCAAACTCTTTCCCCGACACCCTGAAATCCTTCGCATCTGCGCCCAGGCTGCCCTGGAAAGAAAAAAACTTCAAGAAGCCATAGCATTTTATGAACGAGGGTTCCAAATAAACTCTTCCTGGCATGCCGATGCCTTTGTTGAATTAATAAAACTCTATCGAGAGAACAAACAAAACAAAAAAGCATTAGAAATGGCTCAAAAAGGAAAAAGCCTTTATCCCTGGAAAAAAGAATTGGGCATCCTTGAACAGCAGACAAGGTTTGGTCTATAG